Below is a window of Burkholderia cepacia DNA.
GCGCACGGCAGCACGGCGCTACCTGCTGACGCTCGAATCGCTCGGCTACGTGTACACCGACGGCAAGCTGTACGGCCTCACGCCGCGCGTGCTGCGGGTCGGCTGGTCGTACTTCGATTCGGCGCGTCTGCCGCGCACGGTCCAGCCCTATCTGCAGCAACTGAGTGCGTCACTGAACGAATCGGCGTACGTCAGCGTGCTCGACGGTTGGGAACTGGTCTTCATCGCACGCAACGGCGTGTCGCGCGTGATGACGACGGGCTTCGTGCTCGGTGCACGCGTGCCGGCGCCGCTGACGTCGCCGGGTGTCGTGCTGCTCGCCCATCACCCCGATCGCGAAGCCGTGCGCGCGTGGCTCGACGAAACCGCACTGCCCCCATTCACGCCGCACACGATCACCAACAAGGCGCGGCTGCTCGAACAGGTCGACCATGCGCGCGACGCCGGTTTCGCCGCGATCGAACAGCAATTGCAGGTCGGCGTACGCGGCATCGCGGTGCCGCTGAAGAACCGTCAGGGCGAGGTGGTCGCCGCGCTGAGCACGAACATGCCGATCGGCGCGGAGACGGCGGACGCGGCCGTGCGGCGCGTGCTGCCGCACTTGCAGGAAGCCGCGCTCGCGATGCTCAACGTGCTGTAGCGCGAGGCAGTTTCACCCTCACCTTCACCCGATCCGCCACCACCGCGGCAGCAAGTCGCGCACTTCGCGCCTGCGATAACGGTCGTCGATCAGGTGCACGACGCCTTCGTCGTGCTCGGTGCGGATCACCCGCCCGGCCGCCTGCACGACCTTCTGCAAGCCCGGATACAGGTACATATAGTCGTAGCCGTTGCCGAAACGCGCCTCCATCGCGCGCCGCATCTGCTCGTTGACGTCGTTGACCTGCGGCAGCCCGAGCGTCGCGATGAAGGCGCCGATCAGTCGCTCGCCGACCAGGTCCACGCCTTCCGAAAACGCCCCGCCCAGCACCGCGAAACCGACCCCGCGCCCGCCCGCGTCGAAGCGCGCGAGAAACGCGTCGCGCTCGCTTTCGGCCATCCCGGGCGCCTGCGCCCAGACGGGCACGTCCGGATGGCGTGTCTGCATCAGCGCAACCACGCGCCCCAGGTAATCGAAGCTGCTCAGGAAGCCGAGGTAGTTGCCGGGCCGCGTCGCGTATTGCGCGGCGATCAGGTCGACGATCGGTTCGAGCGACCGGTCGCGGTCGCGCCAGCGTGTCGACACGTGACTCGCGACGCGCACGGTCAGTTGCTCGGCGCGGAACGGCCCGTCGACGTCGAGCCAGCCCGTATCGCCGGGCAGCCCGAGCGTGTCGCGATAGAAATGGAACGGGCTCAGCGTGCCCGAGAACAGCACGGTCGCGCGTGAGGCTTCGTAACGCGGCGCCAGGAAGCCGGCCGGTATCACGTTGCGCACGCACAGCGTCGACTGAATGCGGCGCCGGCGGCTCGCCGACGCGACACCGTCGAGCGCCGGCTGGCGCGGCATCGGTTCGCCATGG
It encodes the following:
- a CDS encoding IclR family transcriptional regulator domain-containing protein, whose product is MKKPELDRRDWIAGLEKGLMILEAFDSQHARMTPTQAAARTGLTRTAARRYLLTLESLGYVYTDGKLYGLTPRVLRVGWSYFDSARLPRTVQPYLQQLSASLNESAYVSVLDGWELVFIARNGVSRVMTTGFVLGARVPAPLTSPGVVLLAHHPDREAVRAWLDETALPPFTPHTITNKARLLEQVDHARDAGFAAIEQQLQVGVRGIAVPLKNRQGEVVAALSTNMPIGAETADAAVRRVLPHLQEAALAMLNVL